The nucleotide sequence atatatatatatatatatatatatatatatatatatatatatatatatatatgatattcGTGCCATGATTGGTACGGACGTGCTTAGCAATTTTTAAGAGAAAAGTAACTACGCTGCAATAAAAACGAACGTGATTAGCAGGGAATCATACCACGATGAGCATGACCGTGATTAACAAGGATTCATGCCATGATGGGTATGCCAATGCAAGGCACACCACTAGCAAGCGTCCCACTAGTAGCGTGGCGGTGCAGTTTCATGCCTTAATATATAGCTTAATAATTGACCCCAACTTCTATGTACATCTAGCTTCATCAACCTCTaccttctcttcttcctccccttcactTGTTTCTCTCTCTTGTCTTATTTCTTAACTTCTTTCTTCTctcccttcttctcctcctcctctctctttctgtttaatcTTCCTCCTCTCTCTTATATCTTCTCCCCCTCACTATATTTTCCCTTTCCCTTCTCTTATTCCTTCACTTTTTCCTCCTCTCTCTAGCTGACGGGTACCCTACGTGGCCGAGAATAGAGTCACCGAAGCGTAGAGATATGTAGCAGCTCCACACACGAGCCTGAGTCAGCCGAGGACGCATAATTAGCCTTCCTCACTGCCGCCGTGGCCGAGCTCCTTGTCGCTCTCGTCATCTCAGTCTTGAGGTACCTACCATTGCCTATGTACCCCGTGTCTGGCTAATCATCGCGATGCAGCAACGCATCTACCAAATCCCGTGAAAAATCATACACCATCgaacccccctctccccttcaaAAAATTGGCGAGCCCACTCGTGCTCCTTTGTGTCTCCAAATGACCTTTTGCTCAGAGGACCTCATACATACCAAGAAATCCAAAATGAGACTTCTTCATCCGTGATGGCCGTGAAACAAAGGTATAACAATCCAATATAATTACCAGTTGCCCATGCCAGTTATCAACATGTCAACTATGTAGTTACTCAGCTGTCATGTGATGTTTAACAACATGAGACAGCTATAGTTACCAGTTGCTCTTGCTACATTTGTCGACTGTGTTATGTCACAGTGACCAACATAATAGTGATGTGGTTATATTGGTGGTTGCGGCGATGTCCAAATTTAGAATCGATGATTATCCATGAGTAGTCTAACAACCAATGTAATGTTTTTTGATTACAATATGTGAACTGTATCGGTAACTCTTAATAGTACCAGGCGATAACTTTCGAcctcaaaaattatgaaaaatgcGTGGGAAAAAAGTCCAGTTTTAATGCTCAATAACTTTTGTGTGGACAAGTTGGTGACATACGCTCTGCAGCCTTATAACTTCAAAAAAAGGCCAAAACAATTAATATCgaatctagtttcaaagatctcgccGTGACAGATTTACTGGTGAGAAATGAGTATGAATCGAACCAATGGCTTGAGCTATAAAACATTTGATTTTGTGAAATGTTTGTTGACATCAACTTTTGTCATCTAGTGAATGCATGCATGTGCATATGAGAAGGGATCTGGGATTAATTTGGGTTTCTCCCTAAAATCAGAGGTCTTATGATGACTTCTGATTTGAAATACAGGATAGTTGTTTTACAGGTCATACGCACACACGATTGTTTCACATCGCAAGTCAGATCGCCTATCGCCTGAGCAACGATCCAATAAAACTGGAATTACGCATGGGATTTTGTTATGAACATAATACAGACGCATACGCttatacatacacacatacacattCTATCTCTATGGGCATCTTCGATAGACCGAACCGACAAATCGTTTTTAGATTGATGAAGTTGCCATAGACGTTTTCGTAGTTGACAGGTACGTCTCCTCTCACTAAACACACATGACCGAGACCGAGAGacctaaaataaattcagaaaaatacgATCATTAGTGCCAAGTCTAGGATTTGAATCCTGGTTGGTTGGATCCACCAAGGAACCTAACAATCTCACCATCTGAGTTAACCTTGGTTCGTGGGCATGAGATTATGACATGTGGATGATTTTGGCATACCTAAAAGGGCCTGTCTAAGAcacatctaagtgactcaatcaaactagaaagaaaatagaaaaaacaaaagaaaatgcttGCATGAATCTTAGCGTAAAATCTCGATGtgcaatacttagagcacatctagatgctTTAGCAAAACTTGTACCTAAAATATGTACGTAGGATCTATTCCAAGATCTGAATTATTGGGCGGTTCTTGTGGAGTTTGTACATATCACTTGTGCTAAATTTGACTTGCCACTTTGTCGTGCATCAAACGGGCCCGGCTCTTCTCGTTACAAATAGCCCTCAAGCTTCCTTCAAACCCGCCCACCAGTAGCACATAGTGTGTTTGCCATGGTGGACCTGTCGAACTTTTTAGAAGCCAATGCAGCAATGCCGATTCCGGCCATGGAAGTTGCTCGGAGTCCTCACCTCCCATACGTTCCCGGGGACGCGAACGCGACAGACAGCAAGAATGCCACCGACGTCCTCGACCTCTGGCGGCAGCAGAAACAAATCCCGGCTCCCTTCGTCTGGCCCAACGCCGACGCACGGCCGTCGTCGATGTTGGAGCTGGACGTGCCTGTGGTCGACATAGGCGCAGCTCTGCACAGCGCCGCCGGGATGGGCCGTGCCGCGGCGCAGGTCGCCGAGGCGTGCGCGAGCCACGGCTTCTTCCAGGTGACAGGACACGGCGTGGACCCTGCGCTGGCCCGCGCCGCGCTCGACGGCGCGGCGGACTTCTTCCGACTGCCGCTCGCCACTAAGCAGGGCGCCCGCCGCTCCCCGGGGACCGTGGAAGGGTACGCCTCCGCCCACGCCGACCGCTTCGCCGCCAAGCTTCCCTGGAAGGAGACTCTCTCCTTCAGCCACAACCACGACGACGTCGGCGCCCGCGGCGACAGCCACGTCGTGGTGGACTACTTCACCTCCGCCCTAGGCGGCGACTTCAAGCACCTAGGGTTAGTAAACCGACTTAATTGTTCTGCTTTCCGATTTTGGCACACACCTAATAAGTTACGTACGCATGGTCCCAGGGAGGTGTACCAGGAGTACTGTGAGGCGATGGAGGACGCGTCGCTGGCGATAATGGAGGTGCTGGGGGTGAGCCTGGGGCTAGGGAGAGGGTACTACAGGGACTTCTTCGCCGACGGCAGCTCCATCATGAGGTGCAACTACTACCCGCGGTGCCCGGAGCCGGACCGGACGCTGGGGACAGGGCCGCACTGCGACCCGTCGGCGCTCACCATCCTGCTGCAGGACGGCGAGGTGGACGGGCTCCAGGTGCTCGTCGACGGCGCATGGCGCTTCGTGCGGCCCAAGACCGGCGAGCTCGTGGTAAACATCGGCGACACCTTCATGGTACGTACTCTTCCCGGTTTGCCGGTCATGGTATGGGATAGCTGCTATGATGTCTACAGGAACGTACGCACCGTCGCTTGCTTAAATTTGTTCTAGACTAGATTCCTTGTTATCCCAGAGAACCGTTGCTCGACGGCTTCACCTGCTAGTGTCGCACGAGCGTAAAAGTGTTGCTCTCTCCGCACTCCACAGTGATCAACAGCAGATCAACACGTAAGGACACAATTGCCTCTAAAGAAACACCCTGAGCACACGGCAACATGAATTGTTGTGAGAGGACGAGAACGACAGGTCGGCCGGAGGAGAACGATGGGAAGAAACCAAACGTTTTTGCTAACACAAGTGCATGTTTATCTATATATAAAGACTGAAGCAAACGGCCTTTCAACTGCATCGCTTGCCTTAACTAGTTAACTCTTAACTGCATCGTGTGTCTCTACTATGTTCTTGTGTTGGATTGTATATTTCAACTACCAGTAGAAagacaaaagaaagaaagaaagaaagaaagaaattgaATTACAAGGATGCAAGAACGTAGAACGATGATTCGTGAGAttatagctactccctccgtcccataacatAAGAAAGTTTTTGACACTGGTATAAGTTACACATTATTTGAAATTAGTCGTCATGGTGAAATTGGTAGACATGCAGCTCCCAAGAAGCAGTGCTCAAAAGCATCTTGGTTCGAATCTGAGTGGCGGCATTCTCATAAAAGAATACAGTAGATTAAAAATCATTACCGACTTTAGAATTTTGAAGTTGGGAAAAGATGCGGTAGAATCAAGCACAAGAAAAAAACAGAACACCTACATGAAGGCTCACATGGAAGCATAGATGTTTCGCGCGTAGCAATTACATGTAGGTACCGTCTAAGTCTCAGTTGGAGAACTTCCCTTTTATTTTAGTAAGTGTAAGTTGCACTTTTTCACTTGGTTACGCTTTTCATAGAGAAGGGCAAGTTGTACTTTCGGGTAAACAGAAATGGCACTTTTCGAAATCGACAAGAAGTTGGAAAATCTCAGACGGCTAGGTTTTAGCAAAGCCACTGCTTTATTACTGGGAAGTATTAGGCATTCATGCACGTCTTGACTTGCCTACACATGCACACGCATATGTAAGTGATGCGTGCATGgttttttttttcgagagtacgccaatgaCGTACCATATTTATATAGAAAGAAGCAAAGTATATACAAGAGACCGACGAACAATGCGAACATGAGTCGCCAGCACACCCACACCGAAAAACAACCAAAAGCTAACTCCTCACGAATCTATCTATGCCACCCACACCAAACCTAGCGCTCGACCAATCCCGAATGTCGCCGAGAATCGCCATTGCGAGCTCTCTCGGGCCCACCACCTGTTCCGGCCGGTTGAAGACGTGCGCGTTTCTTTGCTTCCAAATGGCCCACAACGCTCCAATGACCAGCGAGTCGAAGCCTCGCTTCACTTTTCCATGGAATCCTCTCCTAGTCTTGAGCCACCACTCCTCTAGTGTCTCCTGACCGTCCGGAATACCGACTTGAACCTGCAAAGTGTCGAAACATGTGTGCCAGACTTCTCTCGCATATGGACATTGCACCAACATGTGCTCGACGTTATCTTCCTCTTGCAAGCAAATGTAGCAAGCCGAAGGCTCATCTTGCAGACCATGACGAGCTCTCCTATCAGAGGTCCACAATCTGTGTTGCACCGCGAGCCAGGTAAAAATCTTGCACTTAAGCGGGGCCCAACTTCGCCAAATGGCCGGTGCCATGGGGAAGCGGATTCCTCCCTGGCAGAGTTGCGCATACGTGGATCTCGCGGTATAAGCTCCTGAAGGATCGTGTGGCCATATGAATTCGTCCTCGCTTTGTAAGTCTCTTTGAACCGTGGCAATCGCGTGCCTCAGGTGCACCATCTGAAGCAACCCCGTGAAGGAGAATTGGGAATGGGTGTCGCTGGTCCATCTCTCCCCCAGCATCGCCTGAGCCACTGTCCTGGAGTTCCTGGTCCTCGTATCCACGCCCTCCAAGACGAGAGGGGCGATGTCTCCGACCGAGAAGCCATGAATCCATCTGTCTCTCCAGAACAATACTCTGTCACCTTTCCCGACTACAATCTTTACAAGACTATCAAACACTTGTCTGGCCTCGTCGTCCACCAGCAGATGCAATCCTTGCCAAGGCCTGCGGGGGTCAGTCCGCCTAAGCCACTCCCAGCGCACTCTAAGCGCGATCGCCTGCAAGCTCAGATTCTTCACGCCCAATCCTCCGAAGGCAGTTGGCTTGCAAATGTTATTCCATGCAACTAAGCAATGCCCTCTGGAGACCCGATCCTTGCCCTTCCAAAAGAAAGAGCGCAGCCACCCATTTATATCCTCAAACACCCAGGCCGGGGCGTCCATGACCGGTAAGTGGTGAACCGGCCTCGCCGAGAGCACAGACTTGACCAAGATCAATCTTCCCGAGCGCTGCATCAGGCCTCTCTGCCAGGCGGGGACGACGTGCCTCACCTGATCCAGAAGTGGCTGCCATTGAGCCCTGGTGAGCTGCTTGAGCGCAAGTTGTACCCCAAGGTACTTGCAGGGGAACTCGGACATGGTGCACTGAAGGATACCTTCAACTCTCGCTCTATCATCATTGTTCTCCGAGATGAGGATGGCGGTAGACTTAGTGTAGTTCACTCGAAGGCCCGAAGCTTCTCCAAAGATTTCCAACGCATGCCTTACAAATTGCAGATCTGCATCTGAGGGTTTGACGAATAGCGCAACGTCGTCTGCATAAACCGACAAACGCTGCATAGCAGAGATGCCCGTGTAAGCGCTGAGAACTCCCTCTTGCGATGCTTTGGTGACGATCGCGGACAGGATATCCATGGCAATGACAAACAACAAAGGAGAGACTGGATCTCCTTGTCTTAAACCTTTGGCGTGCCAAATTCTTCTGCCAGGGACCCCATTCACCATAATTTTGGTGCTCGCTGTTTGCAGCAAACTAGCCACCCACTTCAACCAGATTCTTCCAAAACCTTTAGCGCGCAGCACCTCGAACAAAAATGGCCAGGACAAGGAGTCGAAGGCGCGACTGATGTCCAGTTTTAGGAACACTCCGGGGCTCTTCCTCGCATGGATTTTCCTCGCAACTTGCTTGATCAGCAAGTAGTTATCGTTTCCAAGCAAGCTTTTGAACCACCAAGAGCGAGTGACTGGAAAAGGATACGCGGTTCTTTCTCTTTTGGCCGTTTTGGACGCTTGCCTATcttggcaggcaggcaggcaggccgtGGTGGCCGGCGGGGCCTGTCCCCCGTAGCGGTGGGTGACGCCAAAGGAGTTTGTGTGCCGTGACGAGTGCCCGTCCGTAGCTCCTGCCTGCTCTCCCCCCTATCTGTCTATGCTTGTGCGCGCGGCAGCGGAGCGCACAGCACTCGACCGACTCATCCGCACGTCTTGTCATGCCAGCACCGGTCCGTGCGCCTCgtcctctcttctttctctttaaAACGTGTCGAGTTGGCATCCCGGCGGCGAGTAGCCCGCGTGTCGAGCTCTCTGCTTCTTCCGAGGTTTTCTTTTGCTAGCCTAGCAAACGAGCACGGATTCACTTGCATTGGTTGTTGTATGTATGGCTTGCAGGCGCTGTCCAACGGGCGGTACAAGAGCTGCCTCCACCGCGCGGTGGTGCACCGGGAGAAGGAGCGCCGTTCGCTGGCCTACTTCCTCTCCCCGCGGGAGGACCGGGTGgtgcgcccgccgccgtcgccggcgccggcgccgcggcTCTACCCGGACTTCACCTGGGCGGAGCTCATGCGCTTCACGCAGCGCCACTACCGCGCCGACTCTCGCACGCTCGACGCCTTCGCGCGCTGGCTTGACCCGCCGAGCTTCTCCGCCGCGCCCTTGCCGCACGGCCCGGCCCAGGCCCAAGGGACTGTCTAGTGTGTGTGATTGATGATTATCTAACTCTGCTGTTATGTATACGACGACGACTTGTGTCTGTTCTGGGCTTGTGTTTCTTTTCTTGTATGTACATACATCGGGGGCATATATTTGAGctagtaactactccctccgttcccaaatacttgtctttctaggcatttcaaatggactcaacatacggatgtatgtagacatattttaaagtgtagattcactcattttgcgccgtatgtagtcacttgttgaaatatctaaaaagacaaatatttaggaacggagggagtaattagtaTGTATATTTGTTGCCGCGCCTTACGCAGGCGCTAATCTAGTACAGTACATGTAATTAACTTTAGCCTACATCGTGATCTTGTATGCAATGTAGATTTCTTATTTCCTTTACAATCCAATACCCAATCCACTCCTTAGAAGTTGTTGGATAAAGCTCATGTGGGATGCTCGAGGATAGAAGCTCAGTCAGATAGTGAACTTGTGATTGATGCAGTAAAAGATCCTTACAGATTCAATGGTTCCCAAGCAATGTTCAAGAAAtcattaactggtagctgctcggtcacTTTAGGAGTAGCGATTAATCGGTGAATCGTCCTATTAACTGGATTAATTGTTCGTCCATTAATCGGTAGATTGAATAGGAACTTTTCAACATATATCTAGATTTTTTATGTATTATACCATACTCTCATGCTCCCAACTATGTAGTATACCAAAATATGCTATCGTACACATATGAAAACCAAAGAGAGGAGCTAAAATTATTAATCCTAGCTATTAAAAAGAAGGATGGGGCTGGAAGGTGTTACGGGCCAAAAATGTGGGCAATGTTTGCCCACCTGTTAATGGGCCAGCGGGGATTAATCGGCCTGACAACTGATTAATCGGTCTAACTAGCCAATTAATCGGCCTGGCAAGTTAACACGATGAATAGGTGTTATTCGATTCGGCCATGCTATGAGTAGTGATTAACTGGCCCGTTAACTGATTAATCAGGTGAATTCTGGAATAGTGTTCCCAATCAGCAATGATTGTTGAATGCGCTCGACTCTCTTGTGACTTCAGACAGGTCAAATTTTTCTTATGCAACCGAGAAGCAAACACTGTAGCACATGCTTTGGCTAAACAAGCATATATATGCCGAAGAATACTCCTTTCCTCGCAAAAAAAGCATATACGCCAAAGAATTCTTCTGTTTGGGAAGATGACCCGCCTGATTTTATTTCTTCTTTGATTGTAAATGACATTGCTATTATCTGACAAATGAAATCTTTACCCTATCAAAAAAAACTTATAAGTTGTTGGATAAAGCTTCACTGGAAGGGTTTGTGCAACGAACCCCCTTTATTGAACTCATGCTCCAGACAGTTGCGCCAAAAGTTCGAACTGATGGTgagaggcgggcaatatatttcactCCCCACCCCCCTTCCTCACATCTAGTCTTATTTAGTTCTTAGACGTCAGATCGATTTAGACCGCAAAATCTTTTTATTTAATACTGCGTtagaactcaagacctcttggatTGGATATCaaattgaattcatgctccagccagtTGCTCCAAAAGTTCGGACTGATAGGGAGAGGC is from Triticum aestivum cultivar Chinese Spring chromosome 1B, IWGSC CS RefSeq v2.1, whole genome shotgun sequence and encodes:
- the LOC123093081 gene encoding gibberellin 20 oxidase 2 translates to MVDLSNFLEANAAMPIPAMEVARSPHLPYVPGDANATDSKNATDVLDLWRQQKQIPAPFVWPNADARPSSMLELDVPVVDIGAALHSAAGMGRAAAQVAEACASHGFFQVTGHGVDPALARAALDGAADFFRLPLATKQGARRSPGTVEGYASAHADRFAAKLPWKETLSFSHNHDDVGARGDSHVVVDYFTSALGGDFKHLGEVYQEYCEAMEDASLAIMEVLGVSLGLGRGYYRDFFADGSSIMRCNYYPRCPEPDRTLGTGPHCDPSALTILLQDGEVDGLQVLVDGAWRFVRPKTGELVVNIGDTFMALSNGRYKSCLHRAVVHREKERRSLAYFLSPREDRVVRPPPSPAPAPRLYPDFTWAELMRFTQRHYRADSRTLDAFARWLDPPSFSAAPLPHGPAQAQGTV